A section of the Tepidisphaeraceae bacterium genome encodes:
- a CDS encoding rhamnogalacturonan acetylesterase: protein MMIMTSIGISACSAASVAAAAPMRFQLAGDPTNGDYVQVAPGTGYDEAEGYGYEPDASNQFSVRVPTEGNYRVRVTFVETQATGLTIKAETRRLMVERAQATAVEPATATFLVNVRSRAIGSGGDEVRLGERDRGSLNWDDKLTLEFLPSVTPVRTVEIVPATDVTTIYIAGDSTVADQRDEPYVGWGQMLPRFFNDTVAVANHAESGRALRSFRAQRRFDKIISLARPGDYVFIQFGHNDMKEKGEGIGAMTSFKADLESYVREVQAKGATPVLVTSMYRRRFSSDGKLQDSLGDYPRATRAVAAEQNLTLIDLHEMSGTLFTTLGEADSKRAFLHYPANTLPGQSAPLKDDSHFSAYGGYELARCVVEGIRTSGLKLADQLSRDVTPFDPAKPDDVDAFNLPASVARSSEVPEGR, encoded by the coding sequence ATGATGATCATGACAAGCATTGGCATCTCCGCCTGCTCAGCAGCTTCCGTGGCAGCTGCGGCGCCGATGCGCTTTCAGCTCGCTGGTGACCCGACGAACGGCGATTACGTTCAGGTCGCGCCGGGCACAGGTTACGACGAGGCCGAGGGGTATGGTTACGAGCCCGATGCGTCCAACCAGTTTTCCGTGCGCGTACCGACAGAGGGCAACTATCGCGTGCGCGTGACGTTCGTCGAAACCCAAGCCACCGGCCTGACCATTAAAGCGGAAACCCGGCGGCTGATGGTCGAACGCGCGCAGGCAACCGCTGTCGAACCTGCCACGGCAACCTTCCTGGTCAACGTGCGCAGTCGGGCAATCGGTAGTGGTGGCGATGAGGTCCGGCTGGGCGAGCGCGACCGCGGATCGCTGAACTGGGACGACAAGCTCACGCTCGAGTTCCTTCCGAGCGTCACCCCCGTGCGTACCGTGGAGATCGTGCCCGCGACCGACGTCACTACCATCTACATCGCCGGCGACTCCACCGTTGCCGACCAGCGCGACGAACCCTACGTCGGCTGGGGCCAGATGCTGCCGCGGTTCTTCAACGACACCGTCGCCGTCGCCAACCATGCCGAGTCGGGGCGCGCGCTTCGCAGCTTTCGCGCGCAACGCCGCTTCGACAAGATCATCAGCCTCGCGCGGCCCGGCGACTACGTCTTCATCCAATTCGGTCACAACGACATGAAGGAGAAAGGTGAAGGCATCGGTGCGATGACGAGCTTCAAGGCCGACCTCGAATCCTACGTGCGCGAAGTCCAAGCAAAGGGCGCAACACCGGTGCTGGTGACGTCCATGTACCGCCGGCGGTTCTCGTCGGATGGCAAGTTGCAGGATTCGCTCGGCGACTACCCGCGCGCCACGCGGGCCGTTGCCGCAGAGCAGAACCTAACGCTGATCGACCTGCACGAAATGTCCGGCACGCTCTTCACCACGCTGGGCGAGGCGGACTCGAAGCGTGCGTTCCTGCATTACCCCGCCAACACGCTTCCCGGCCAGTCCGCCCCGCTGAAGGACGATTCGCACTTCAGCGCGTACGGCGGCTACGAGTTGGCACGCTGCGTCGTCGAAGGCATTCGCACCAGTGGCCTGAAGCTGGCCGATCAGCTGTCACGCGACGTGACCCCGTTCGACCCGGCCAAGCCCGACGACGTCGACGCCTTCAACCTGCCCGCCAGCGTCGCCCGATCGTCCGAGGTTCCAGAAGGACGCTAA
- a CDS encoding rhamnogalacturonan lyase, with protein MFRKHLYTIALTAGLALATTDALAERLMERLNRGAVVVRLEGGRVWLSWRLLGTDDSTVAFNVYRANAKGEPKRLNAQPITDVTNFIDAAPPTGSAVAYTVRAVVNGAEIADAPTAPALSIDSADKPYLSLPLQSIDGYLPSDASAGDLDGDGQYEIVLMQSGVAKDNSHSGVTDPPILQAYKLDGTLLWTINLGRNIRAGAHYTQFLVYDFDGDGRSELICKTADGTTDGKGNVIGDANANWVNEAGHILAGPELLTAFDGLTGGAIDTVKYTPARTNTNPEQPDPAEYKALWRDSYGNRSERYLATVAYLDGKRPSAVMCRGYYERTALSAWDLKDGKLVQRWLFDTGADPSNPYFGQGNHNLSVVDVDDDGKDEIVYGGCVIDDDGTGLFSTAYGHGDSMHVGDLVPSNPGLEMFRIQERFDDAGAHMIALKTGKTLWKKPSVAKAKTGGDKNEGPGRGVAFDIDPRHPGAESWVAGAGIEGVWDANGNEIGQTKPASCNFRIYWDGDLYDELLDRNHVSKWNVQSQTTDRIFTAEGCTSVNGTKANPSLSADLFGDWREEVIWPTTGGKELRIYTTTIPTSHRFYTLMHDPQYRLSIAWQNVSYNQPPHVGWDMSTGKQPKAAIVVAEPAGTTSSRAD; from the coding sequence TTGTTTCGTAAGCATCTATATACAATCGCTTTAACCGCAGGTCTGGCCTTGGCGACCACCGATGCGCTCGCCGAGCGCCTGATGGAGCGGCTGAACCGCGGTGCGGTCGTGGTTCGCTTGGAAGGTGGCCGAGTCTGGCTCAGTTGGCGGCTGCTGGGGACGGACGATTCCACGGTTGCTTTCAACGTTTACCGCGCCAATGCCAAGGGCGAGCCGAAGCGCCTGAACGCCCAGCCGATCACCGACGTGACGAACTTCATCGACGCCGCCCCACCAACGGGCTCGGCTGTGGCGTACACGGTGCGGGCGGTGGTGAACGGCGCCGAGATCGCCGACGCGCCCACGGCGCCTGCGCTGTCGATCGATTCGGCGGACAAGCCGTACCTGTCGTTGCCGCTGCAGTCGATCGACGGCTACTTGCCGAGCGATGCGTCGGCAGGCGACCTCGATGGAGACGGGCAATACGAGATCGTCCTCATGCAGAGCGGCGTAGCGAAGGACAACTCGCACTCCGGCGTCACCGACCCGCCGATCCTGCAGGCATACAAGCTCGACGGCACGCTGCTCTGGACGATCAACCTTGGCCGCAACATTCGCGCCGGCGCCCATTACACGCAGTTCCTCGTCTACGACTTCGACGGTGACGGCCGCTCCGAGTTGATCTGCAAAACCGCCGACGGCACGACCGACGGCAAGGGCAACGTCATCGGTGACGCCAACGCCAACTGGGTCAACGAGGCCGGTCACATCCTGGCGGGGCCCGAACTGCTGACCGCGTTCGATGGGCTCACCGGCGGCGCGATCGACACCGTGAAGTACACTCCCGCCCGCACGAACACCAATCCCGAGCAACCCGACCCGGCCGAGTACAAGGCGCTATGGCGCGACTCGTACGGCAACCGCTCCGAACGCTATCTGGCCACCGTGGCCTATTTGGATGGCAAGCGCCCCTCGGCCGTCATGTGCCGTGGCTATTACGAGCGCACTGCACTGAGCGCCTGGGACCTGAAGGACGGCAAGCTCGTTCAACGATGGTTGTTCGACACGGGCGCCGATCCGTCCAACCCGTACTTCGGCCAGGGCAATCACAACCTGTCGGTTGTCGACGTCGACGACGATGGCAAGGACGAAATCGTCTACGGCGGCTGCGTGATCGACGACGACGGCACGGGCCTGTTCTCCACCGCGTACGGCCATGGCGATTCGATGCACGTGGGCGATCTGGTGCCGTCGAACCCCGGCCTGGAGATGTTCCGCATTCAAGAACGCTTCGACGATGCCGGCGCGCACATGATCGCGCTGAAGACCGGCAAGACGCTGTGGAAGAAGCCCTCCGTCGCCAAGGCCAAGACGGGTGGCGACAAGAACGAAGGCCCGGGCCGCGGTGTCGCGTTCGATATCGACCCGCGCCACCCCGGCGCCGAAAGCTGGGTTGCGGGCGCCGGCATCGAAGGCGTGTGGGACGCCAACGGCAACGAGATCGGACAGACAAAGCCCGCCAGCTGCAACTTCCGCATCTACTGGGACGGCGACCTCTACGACGAGCTGCTCGATCGGAACCACGTGAGCAAGTGGAACGTGCAGTCGCAGACGACCGACCGCATCTTCACTGCAGAGGGGTGTACGAGCGTCAACGGCACCAAGGCCAACCCCAGCCTGTCGGCCGACCTTTTCGGCGATTGGCGCGAAGAGGTGATCTGGCCGACCACCGGTGGCAAGGAGCTGCGGATTTACACGACCACCATCCCAACGTCGCACCGGTTCTACACGTTGATGCACGACCCGCAGTACCGCCTGTCCATCGCGTGGCAGAACGTCAGCTACAACCAGCCGCCGCACGTGGGTTGGGACATGTCGACCGGCAAGCAGCCCAAGGCCGCCATCGTGGTGGCCGAACCGGCCGGTACGACGTCGTCACGTGCTGATTGA
- a CDS encoding AEC family transporter produces the protein MFTSILLDVFAPIMLIIGLGVLVRRKFTLDINTLSKLNIYFLVPAFIFHYVSTSTLPWSDMGGIVLVTMLQCMTLGLVVVGIGRLLHISRPTLAAIALATMFYNSGNYGLPLAELAYPGRGTVGNGAAVQAFVLMTMNLLNFTVGLWIAAAAKPVSLWTNVKRIVRLPMLPALAGGMLCKLYLDGDASRTLPIVIAKPAAYIAGALVPVALFTLGAQLAARPRWPRWRPVGMVLFLRLIFGPIQMAALLYALHRTGYRSVDLWGENAWPAELLILTAAVPTAVNTLLMTLELDGDADLAADCVFWTTVFSCVTLPVWLLVIRSVF, from the coding sequence ATGTTCACCTCAATCCTCCTCGACGTCTTCGCCCCGATCATGCTGATCATCGGCTTGGGCGTGCTCGTACGGCGGAAGTTCACGCTGGACATCAACACGCTGTCGAAGCTCAACATCTACTTTCTGGTCCCCGCGTTCATCTTCCACTACGTCTCCACCAGCACGCTGCCCTGGAGCGACATGGGCGGCATCGTGCTGGTAACAATGCTGCAGTGCATGACGCTGGGGCTGGTCGTCGTGGGCATCGGCCGCCTGCTGCACATCAGCCGGCCGACCCTGGCGGCGATCGCGCTGGCGACGATGTTCTATAACAGTGGCAACTACGGGTTGCCGCTGGCGGAGCTGGCCTACCCGGGCCGCGGTACGGTGGGGAACGGCGCTGCGGTGCAGGCGTTCGTGCTGATGACGATGAACTTGCTGAACTTCACCGTCGGCCTCTGGATCGCCGCCGCCGCCAAGCCGGTGTCGCTTTGGACGAACGTGAAGCGCATCGTGCGCTTACCGATGCTGCCGGCGCTGGCCGGCGGCATGCTCTGCAAGCTATACCTCGATGGCGACGCGTCGCGCACGCTGCCGATCGTCATCGCCAAGCCGGCCGCCTACATCGCGGGCGCGCTGGTGCCGGTGGCGCTGTTCACGCTGGGCGCGCAATTGGCCGCCCGCCCGCGGTGGCCGAGGTGGCGACCGGTGGGCATGGTGCTGTTTTTGCGGTTGATCTTCGGACCGATCCAGATGGCGGCGCTGCTGTACGCGTTGCACCGCACGGGTTACCGCAGCGTCGACCTCTGGGGCGAGAACGCCTGGCCGGCCGAGCTGCTGATCCTCACCGCGGCCGTGCCGACCGCGGTCAATACGCTGCTGATGACGCTGGAGCTCGACGGCGACGCCGACCTCGCCGCCGACTGCGTCTTCTGGACGACCGTCTTCTCCTGCGTCACGCTGCCGGTGTGGCTGCTGGTCATCCGCAGCGTGTTTTAG
- a CDS encoding ribosomal protein L7/L12, translated as MGATLSDGDRAKIQALIFAGRKIQAIKLYRGATGQGLKEAKDAVDAMTAELRASDPEKFSASSSKSGCMTMIAMLVAPLAAAAAFRWL; from the coding sequence ATGGGCGCAACACTGTCGGATGGCGATAGAGCAAAAATTCAGGCGTTGATCTTCGCCGGGCGCAAGATCCAGGCGATTAAGCTGTACCGCGGCGCCACGGGGCAGGGATTGAAGGAAGCGAAGGACGCCGTCGATGCGATGACGGCCGAGCTGCGAGCGAGCGACCCCGAGAAGTTTTCCGCGTCATCGTCAAAGTCCGGCTGCATGACGATGATCGCGATGCTGGTCGCCCCCCTCGCCGCCGCCGCCGCGTTCCGATGGCTTTGA
- a CDS encoding helix-turn-helix transcriptional regulator encodes MAEQDKPIVLPDAAIGHAASPWTRTNEPLIWFHGCGHETRGPEYGFNAFTRDDAAHLVLQLTLTGRSFYQPQRGERIALQPGDAFMDVIPGPFSYGYQYHHDEPYELIFVSTTGPVAMRWAKRIARNFGQVLRFGDAAPVSLMREIVRRYAEGTLGDRYVTSGLLYQLYMAVFSTLSTSRVATDPRIGRAIGLIAARATQADFNILALAEELDCSREYLARRFHAAVGVTPSDYLAQHRLRLAAGALRASDDKLETIARRSGFSNANYLCRIFKKHTGVTPATFRARPWMATP; translated from the coding sequence GTGGCCGAGCAGGATAAACCGATCGTGTTACCGGACGCGGCGATCGGTCACGCCGCCAGCCCGTGGACGCGCACGAACGAGCCGTTGATCTGGTTCCACGGCTGCGGTCACGAGACGCGCGGGCCCGAGTACGGCTTCAACGCCTTCACGCGCGACGACGCGGCCCACCTCGTGCTGCAGCTCACCCTGACGGGACGCAGCTTCTACCAGCCGCAGCGCGGCGAACGCATCGCGTTGCAACCGGGCGATGCGTTCATGGACGTCATCCCCGGGCCGTTCTCGTATGGCTACCAGTACCACCACGACGAGCCGTACGAGCTGATCTTCGTCTCCACCACCGGCCCGGTCGCGATGCGCTGGGCCAAGCGCATCGCCCGCAACTTCGGGCAGGTGTTGCGCTTCGGCGATGCGGCGCCGGTGTCGTTGATGCGGGAGATCGTCCGCCGATATGCCGAGGGCACGCTCGGCGACCGTTACGTGACGAGCGGGCTGCTGTACCAGTTGTACATGGCGGTCTTCAGCACGCTGTCGACGTCGCGCGTGGCGACCGACCCGCGCATCGGCCGGGCGATCGGGCTGATCGCCGCGCGGGCCACGCAGGCGGACTTCAACATTCTGGCGCTGGCCGAGGAGTTGGACTGCTCGCGCGAGTACCTGGCCCGCCGCTTCCACGCCGCCGTCGGCGTCACGCCCAGCGACTACCTCGCCCAGCACCGCCTGCGCCTGGCCGCCGGGGCGTTGCGCGCCAGCGACGACAAACTGGAAACGATCGCGAGGCGGTCGGGCTTCAGCAACGCCAACTACCTCTGCCGCATCTTCAAGAAACACACCGGCGTCACCCCTGCCACGTTCCGGGCGCGGCCGTGGATGGCGACGCCGTAG